From the Martelella mediterranea DSM 17316 genome, one window contains:
- a CDS encoding enoyl-CoA hydratase/isomerase family protein gives MGERLAGFIASRGPRAHLNRSFYRPFPEAVSMTWDPSAEWTGYAAPTSFDDYAKRYERFFRMRREGGIIELRMHTDDGPYRHTHAAHNAWARVWQDVGNDPENQVLILTGTGDQWMMGDPKGLNPKPASELDPDHIFQRMMDGWKHIENFIYSIDMPTIAAVNGPGVHTEFALLSDVTFSAPDADFMDPHFWLGSPPGDGQGMALQALMGPKRAAYYIYAAKSIPAPMALERGLVNEIFPRDELLERAWDLARYMMKRPRYTRWATHNILSRHWKKAISEDFGFHMAHQMLANVASQSVVPDPALLAEPRNPF, from the coding sequence GTGGGCGAGCGGCTGGCGGGCTTCATTGCCAGCCGAGGTCCTCGCGCGCATCTCAATCGCAGTTTTTATCGCCCGTTCCCGGAGGCTGTGTCCATGACCTGGGATCCGAGCGCGGAATGGACGGGCTATGCCGCACCAACATCGTTCGATGACTATGCGAAGCGCTACGAGCGCTTCTTCAGGATGCGACGCGAGGGCGGCATCATCGAGTTGCGCATGCACACCGACGACGGCCCCTACAGACATACCCACGCCGCCCACAACGCCTGGGCCCGCGTCTGGCAGGATGTCGGCAATGATCCCGAGAACCAGGTGCTGATCCTGACCGGCACGGGCGACCAATGGATGATGGGCGATCCGAAAGGGCTCAACCCGAAACCGGCGTCGGAACTGGATCCGGATCACATCTTTCAACGGATGATGGACGGGTGGAAGCACATCGAAAACTTCATCTACAGCATCGACATGCCCACCATCGCGGCCGTCAACGGCCCCGGCGTCCATACGGAGTTCGCGCTTTTGTCCGACGTCACCTTTTCAGCGCCGGATGCAGACTTCATGGATCCACACTTCTGGTTGGGAAGTCCTCCGGGCGACGGGCAGGGCATGGCGCTGCAAGCCCTGATGGGGCCAAAGCGCGCCGCGTATTATATCTACGCAGCGAAATCCATTCCGGCGCCAATGGCCCTCGAACGCGGTCTCGTCAACGAGATATTTCCCCGGGACGAGCTTCTCGAAAGGGCCTGGGACCTCGCCCGCTACATGATGAAACGGCCGCGCTACACGCGCTGGGCGACCCACAACATCCTGTCGCGACACTGGAAGAAGGCGATCTCCGAAGACTTCGGTTTCCACATGGCGCACCAGATGCTGGCCAACGTCGCGAGCCAATCGGTTGTACCGGATCCGGCGCTGTTGGCCGAGCCCCGCAATCCCTTTTGA
- a CDS encoding sensor histidine kinase, which translates to MRPGRQSNPSLRWRLSWQLSLVISVVIAGVILGLCVYGTMVLSPNVAMEQEVKSAVAGAIERDRHGTLALRETPALRLLMERNDRLWFVAATTDGASLSRGTVPANYAAISPLVSLFHSADIRGASGVREIASIEDVETPIGEVRILFGGIAGKGWPVFTIFKEAYPIYLSLLAIALPAIFLAVPRIVGHAIARVSDVADMASQIEPHRHGDRLPVAGIPKEVAPLVIAFNGALDRIENEFRKRQRFLIDAAHELRTPIAIVQTRIEGLSEGPERRRLLDDVARLADMAEQLLDFERGNQTIDLDETVDLVDIARTAVADLAPLAIAAGYEMSFHGEAECVERKGDSSALRRAIGNLIRNAIEHAGGYGTITVSALADGEISVSDEGLGIPADQQDLVFEPFYRVVPNSRGAGLGLSLVKQIVEKHGGHASIESGSYGTKVTMRL; encoded by the coding sequence ATGCGCCCCGGACGCCAATCCAATCCCTCGCTCCGGTGGCGATTGAGCTGGCAGCTCAGTCTCGTGATTTCGGTCGTCATTGCTGGGGTCATCCTCGGGCTTTGCGTCTATGGCACGATGGTTCTTTCGCCCAATGTCGCCATGGAGCAGGAGGTCAAATCCGCCGTGGCGGGAGCGATTGAGCGCGATCGTCATGGCACGCTCGCACTCAGAGAAACGCCGGCGCTTCGATTGTTGATGGAACGGAACGACAGGCTTTGGTTCGTGGCCGCCACAACCGACGGGGCCTCTCTCTCCCGCGGAACTGTTCCCGCAAACTATGCCGCCATTTCTCCGCTGGTGAGCCTGTTTCATTCGGCCGATATTCGCGGAGCAAGCGGTGTGCGTGAAATCGCTTCGATCGAGGACGTCGAGACGCCGATCGGGGAAGTCAGGATTCTCTTCGGCGGCATCGCCGGCAAAGGGTGGCCTGTTTTCACGATCTTCAAAGAGGCCTATCCGATCTACCTCTCGTTGCTCGCAATTGCGCTGCCGGCCATCTTTCTCGCGGTTCCCCGCATCGTCGGGCATGCAATCGCGCGCGTCAGCGACGTTGCTGACATGGCGTCGCAAATTGAACCCCACCGGCATGGGGACCGTCTTCCCGTGGCTGGCATCCCCAAAGAGGTTGCTCCTCTGGTCATAGCATTCAACGGCGCGCTCGACCGGATCGAGAATGAGTTCCGAAAACGCCAGCGCTTTTTGATCGACGCGGCGCATGAACTAAGGACGCCGATCGCGATCGTGCAGACGCGCATCGAGGGTCTGTCCGAAGGGCCGGAGCGCCGGCGATTGCTGGATGATGTCGCGCGCCTGGCGGATATGGCGGAACAACTCCTCGATTTCGAACGCGGCAACCAGACGATCGATCTCGACGAAACGGTGGATCTCGTCGATATCGCGCGCACGGCGGTGGCGGATCTCGCGCCGCTTGCAATCGCGGCAGGTTACGAGATGTCGTTTCATGGCGAGGCAGAGTGCGTCGAGCGCAAAGGCGATAGCTCGGCCCTGCGTCGCGCGATCGGCAACCTCATCCGCAACGCCATCGAGCACGCCGGCGGCTATGGGACGATCACGGTTTCCGCTTTGGCGGACGGCGAAATCAGCGTGAGCGACGAAGGGCTGGGCATCCCGGCAGATCAGCAGGACCTGGTGTTCGAGCCGTTCTACCGCGTGGTCCCGAACAGCCGCGGGGCAGGCCTTGGATTGAGCCTGGTAAAGCAAATCGTCGAAAAACATGGCGGGCATGCCAGTATCGAAAGCGGCTCCTACGGCACCAAGGTGACAATGCGGCTTTGA
- a CDS encoding response regulator transcription factor: protein MRLLLIEDERELATALSAALSRHGIVIDHTVYLADAFELTRQNTYDAILLDRRLPDGEGLTFIPKLRRAGVDTPVIVLTARNEPMERVEGLDLGADDYLGKPFLIEELMARVRALLRRPPTLEEQTIRVGRLQIDPLNLDVTSGTVPLDLPRRELLVLQALARRKGKTVLRSTLEVAVYNYEEEIQSNALDAHISRLRKRLADAEAGVTIHNIRGVGYLLREE, encoded by the coding sequence ATGAGGCTCCTGCTGATTGAAGATGAACGGGAGTTGGCAACTGCGCTGTCGGCTGCGCTGAGCAGACACGGCATTGTCATCGACCATACCGTGTATCTTGCGGATGCATTTGAGCTTACACGTCAAAACACATACGACGCCATTCTGCTGGACCGGCGCTTGCCGGATGGCGAGGGCCTGACATTCATTCCGAAGCTGAGGCGGGCCGGGGTTGATACGCCCGTCATCGTGCTGACCGCCAGAAATGAGCCGATGGAGCGTGTCGAGGGGCTGGACCTCGGCGCGGACGATTATCTTGGAAAGCCGTTTCTCATCGAAGAACTGATGGCGCGGGTGCGCGCCCTGCTGCGACGTCCGCCAACCCTGGAGGAACAGACTATCCGGGTGGGGCGATTGCAGATCGATCCGCTGAATCTCGATGTCACGTCTGGCACCGTGCCGCTCGATCTTCCCAGGCGTGAACTTCTGGTCCTTCAGGCGCTTGCCAGGCGGAAGGGAAAGACCGTCCTCCGTTCCACGCTCGAGGTCGCGGTCTATAACTACGAGGAGGAAATACAATCCAACGCTCTTGATGCCCATATTTCGAGGCTGCGAAAGCGGCTGGCGGACGCCGAGGCGGGGGTAACGATCCACAATATCCGCGGTGTCGGCTATCTTCTGAGGGAGGAATGA
- a CDS encoding alpha/beta hydrolase family protein — translation MSEPTVKPDRPPVPMATPILSFSPVTFEVPGRQAPLEMRVVVPATGDKLPVLLLSHGHGSSNFIASMRGYGPLVDFYASHGFVVIIPTHQNSKTLGLDTSGPEGPLFWKSRPRDMSFIIDHLDEIETAVPGLAGRIDRNRIAAVGHSLGGHTVAMLAGMRVKDPANGEDVDLSEPRIKAAVLFSPPGSGSDASATIAERYPALVNSDFSFMTTPCLVVTGDKDINPMFSERADWRADAYRLAPAPKSLLTVRDAGHIFGGISGYDAAETSDESPERVAAIQRITWAYLRTALYPDDPAWSTIKSETETGSQARIDSK, via the coding sequence ATGTCCGAACCAACCGTAAAACCGGACAGGCCACCGGTACCGATGGCGACACCCATCCTTTCCTTCAGTCCGGTGACGTTCGAGGTCCCGGGTCGACAGGCGCCGCTCGAAATGCGGGTCGTTGTCCCGGCGACGGGCGACAAACTGCCGGTGCTCCTGCTGTCTCACGGCCACGGCTCGTCCAATTTCATCGCCTCGATGCGAGGCTATGGCCCGCTGGTCGACTTTTATGCCTCCCACGGCTTTGTGGTGATCATTCCAACGCACCAGAATTCCAAGACACTCGGCCTCGATACGAGCGGTCCCGAGGGGCCGTTGTTCTGGAAATCGCGCCCGAGGGATATGAGCTTCATCATCGATCATCTCGATGAGATCGAAACCGCCGTCCCCGGCCTTGCGGGACGTATCGACAGGAACCGCATCGCCGCGGTGGGGCATTCCCTGGGCGGTCACACCGTCGCCATGCTGGCCGGCATGCGCGTGAAGGATCCCGCAAATGGTGAAGACGTGGACCTCTCCGAGCCACGAATAAAGGCGGCCGTCCTGTTCTCGCCGCCGGGCAGCGGAAGCGATGCGTCCGCGACAATAGCCGAACGCTATCCGGCCCTGGTCAACAGCGACTTCAGCTTCATGACGACGCCTTGCCTGGTCGTGACGGGCGACAAGGACATCAACCCGATGTTCTCCGAGCGCGCGGACTGGCGGGCCGACGCCTACCGGCTTGCTCCGGCCCCCAAGTCGCTGCTGACCGTGCGGGATGCCGGACACATTTTCGGCGGCATATCGGGCTATGACGCGGCGGAAACATCGGACGAAAGCCCTGAACGCGTTGCCGCCATCCAGCGCATCACCTGGGCCTATCTCAGAACCGCGCTCTATCCGGATGATCCGGCCTGGAGCACGATAAAGAGCGAGACTGAAACCGGCTCTCAGGCACGGATCGACAGCAAATAG
- a CDS encoding SDR family oxidoreductase — translation MRIFLTGATGFIGSAIVANLLDEGHQVLGLARSEPSAEVLRQAGCDVLKGDLRDLESLRRGAEQADAVIHTAFDHDFSRMADNCEMDRIAIEAMGGALAGSGKRFIVTSGLPPLMGRVSTETDILPAGAHGMPRVSEQVAMALTDSGVSVSVIRMPQVHDRNRQGFASYLMDHARNHGVSAYVGDGQNRWPAVHRLDAARLYGLVLDNGVSGERYHAVSEEGVTVRDVAEAIGKRLDVPVRSLSEEDSAGHFGWLDRIARMDVPASSHLTRQNLQWQPLQKAGLIQDILDSV, via the coding sequence ATGCGCATTTTTCTAACCGGCGCGACCGGGTTCATCGGTTCGGCGATCGTGGCCAACCTGCTCGACGAGGGACACCAAGTCTTGGGACTGGCGCGGTCGGAACCGTCTGCCGAAGTCTTGCGGCAAGCGGGTTGTGATGTCCTGAAAGGCGATCTGCGTGATCTGGAGAGCCTGCGCCGGGGCGCGGAGCAGGCGGACGCTGTCATCCACACGGCCTTCGATCATGATTTCTCACGCATGGCGGACAACTGCGAGATGGACCGCATCGCGATCGAGGCGATGGGCGGCGCCCTTGCCGGATCGGGCAAAAGGTTCATCGTCACATCAGGCCTGCCGCCCTTGATGGGACGGGTTTCGACCGAGACCGACATCCTGCCGGCCGGTGCCCATGGCATGCCACGCGTGTCGGAGCAGGTGGCGATGGCGCTGACAGACAGCGGCGTCAGCGTGTCGGTGATCAGGATGCCGCAGGTCCACGACCGCAATCGGCAGGGATTTGCCTCCTATCTGATGGATCATGCGCGCAATCACGGCGTCTCGGCCTATGTCGGCGACGGACAAAACCGCTGGCCGGCGGTTCACCGGCTCGATGCCGCCCGGCTTTACGGTCTTGTCCTCGACAATGGTGTGAGTGGCGAGCGCTATCATGCTGTGAGCGAAGAAGGCGTGACAGTCCGCGACGTCGCCGAAGCGATCGGCAAACGGCTGGATGTGCCGGTGAGGTCGCTTTCCGAAGAAGACTCGGCTGGCCACTTCGGCTGGCTCGACCGGATCGCGCGCATGGACGTTCCCGCATCCAGTCACCTGACAAGGCAGAACCTGCAATGGCAACCCCTGCAGAAGGCCGGACTCATCCAGGACATACTGGACTCGGTCTGA
- a CDS encoding TetR/AcrR family transcriptional regulator translates to MAGRSSERSVRADAQRNIETLVRTARDVFATSGVEAPMREIAEKAGVGVGTIYRNFPQRSDLIAAVFRSEVDACADAAASLAEAYPPAEALERWMQRYVDFIVAKRGLAAALHSGDPAFEALPAYFDSRFEPALQRLLDAAVAAGEIRPDADPYDLLRAVASLCMPSSDGNPAAARRLVALLVDGLRYRAAGQQGAAGPSHEPD, encoded by the coding sequence ATGGCTGGCAGATCGTCGGAACGGAGCGTGCGCGCAGATGCGCAGCGCAATATCGAGACACTGGTGCGCACCGCACGCGACGTGTTCGCCACGTCGGGGGTCGAGGCGCCGATGCGCGAGATCGCGGAAAAGGCGGGTGTCGGTGTCGGGACCATCTACCGCAACTTTCCGCAGCGTTCCGATCTGATTGCAGCGGTTTTTCGCAGTGAGGTCGACGCCTGCGCGGACGCCGCGGCCTCTCTCGCGGAAGCCTATCCTCCCGCAGAAGCGCTCGAACGCTGGATGCAGCGCTATGTCGACTTCATTGTCGCCAAGCGCGGACTGGCCGCCGCGCTCCATTCGGGCGACCCGGCGTTCGAAGCGTTGCCGGCCTATTTCGACAGCCGGTTCGAGCCTGCGCTGCAAAGATTGCTCGATGCCGCCGTCGCCGCCGGAGAAATACGTCCCGACGCAGACCCGTATGATCTCCTGCGCGCGGTCGCGAGCCTGTGCATGCCGTCAAGCGACGGCAATCCAGCAGCCGCGCGCCGGCTGGTCGCGCTGTTGGTGGACGGGCTGCGTTATCGCGCGGCCGGTCAGCAGGGCGCTGCTGGTCCCTCACACGAGCCCGACTAG